The following coding sequences lie in one Silene latifolia isolate original U9 population chromosome 5, ASM4854445v1, whole genome shotgun sequence genomic window:
- the LOC141657359 gene encoding uncharacterized protein LOC141657359 isoform X1, which translates to MEVGQSSSSIFSDEVWAKLVPSDSKFATIEISSSDVSICSHVSSSSDKLEWCQILRNSDRCSATIRNKRSEVIIVDGTSLPSEEVVGIKCGSEIVPASVREGHHTYKFEVMAVQEERCENKLKIVVDSEHTKCSICLNVWHDVVTVAPCLHNFCNGCFSEWLRRCQEKHSTVLCPHCRGVVHFVGRNHFLHCIEEDILQADVSLRRSTEELALLNSYATIKSNLVITSGKRDRRKRARSPTYEMNDEMEHPSCAQCGTQIAGFRCNGSTVHLQCHSCGGMMPSRTDINIPQHCVGCDRAFCAAYWHAQGVSRTDLHAISERQASSIPSTVHEGNQFERDITERCIRQTGKSLVDVISEWVAKFNNREIDRSTLTLLHPDVITAATNVCNDCYEKVVSFLLYWFRVSLPNHLLPAEASNREDCWYGYACRTQRHSTDHARKRNHVCRPTRGTRT; encoded by the exons ATGGAAGTTGGGCAATCATCTTCCTCAATTTTTTCTGATGAAGTCTGGGCCAAACTCG TGCCATCGGATTCAAAATTTGCTACCATTGAGATTAGCTCAAGTGATGTGAGTATATGTTCTCATGTCTCATCTTCTTCTGACAAGCTTGAATGGTGCCAAATATTACGGAATTCTGATCGTTGCTCTGCCACTATCAGAAACAAGAG GTCAGAAGTGATAATTGTAGATGGGACCTCACTTCCGAGCGAAGAAGTAGTTGGTATTAAGTGTGGCAGTGAGATAGTGCCAGCTTCAGTTAGGGAAG GGCATCATACTTACAAGTTTGAGGTAATGGCTGTGCAAGAAGAACGGTGTGAGAATAAGTTGAAG ATTGTTGTTGATTCTGAGCATACAAAGTGCAGTATTTGTTTGAATGTTTGGCATGATGTTGTAACGGTTGCTCCCTGCCTTCATAATTTCTG CAATGGATGCTTTTCAGAATGGTTAAGGAGGTGCCAGGAAAAACATTCAACTGTTTTATGTCCCCATTGTAGGGGCGTCGTCCATTTTGTGGGACGAAACCACTTCCTGCATTGTATCGAGGAG GATATTTTACAGGCTGATGTATCACTACGTCGATCCACTGAAGAACTTGCCTTGTTGAACTCTTATGCAACTATAAAATCCAATCTT GTAATAACTAGTGGAAAAAGGGATCGTCGAAAGAGGGCACGTTCTCCAACTTATGAAATGAATGATGAGATGGAACACCCATCATGCGCTCAATGTG GGACTCAAATAGCTGGTTTTCGCTGCAATGGGAGTACAGTCCACTTGCAATGCCATTCATGTGGAGGAATGATGCCTTCAAGGACCGACATTAATATTCCACAGCACT GTGTAGGCTGTGATCGAGCGTTTTGTGCCGCGTATTGGCATGCCCAGGGGGTTTCCAGGACAGATCTTCATGCA ATCTCCGAACGTCAAGCGTCTAGTATTCCTTCTACAGTTCATGAAGGGAATCAATTTGAACGGGAT ATCACAGAAAGGTGCATAAGACAGACAGGCAAATCACTAGTAGATGTTATCTCAGAATGGGTTGCTAAATTTAACAACAGAGAAATTG ATCGTTCCACGTTGACCTTACTTCATCCTGATGTGATCACTGCTGCTACAAATGTGTGCAA TGATTGCTATGAGAAGGTGGTTTCATTTCTTCTCTACTGGTTCCGGGTTTCATTGCCAAATCAT
- the LOC141657359 gene encoding uncharacterized protein LOC141657359 isoform X2 — protein sequence MEVGQSSSSIFSDEVWAKLVPSDSKFATIEISSSDVSICSHVSSSSDKLEWCQILRNSDRCSATIRNKRSEVIIVDGTSLPSEEVVGIKCGSEIVPASVREGHHTYKFEVMAVQEERCENKLKIVVDSEHTKCSICLNVWHDVVTVAPCLHNFCNGCFSEWLRRCQEKHSTVLCPHCRGVVHFVGRNHFLHCIEEDILQADVSLRRSTEELALLNSYATIKSNLVITSGKRDRRKRARSPTYEMNDEMEHPSCAQCGTQIAGFRCNGSTVHLQCHSCGGMMPSRTDINIPQHCVGCDRAFCAAYWHAQGVSRTDLHAVCNLDSFKPISERQASSIPSTVHEGNQFERDITERCIRQTGKSLVDVISEWVAKFNNREIDRSTLTLLHPDVITAATNVCNDCYEKVVSFLLYWFRVSLPNHLLPAEASNREDCWYGYACRTQRHSTDHARKRNHVCRPTRGTRT from the exons ATGGAAGTTGGGCAATCATCTTCCTCAATTTTTTCTGATGAAGTCTGGGCCAAACTCG TGCCATCGGATTCAAAATTTGCTACCATTGAGATTAGCTCAAGTGATGTGAGTATATGTTCTCATGTCTCATCTTCTTCTGACAAGCTTGAATGGTGCCAAATATTACGGAATTCTGATCGTTGCTCTGCCACTATCAGAAACAAGAG GTCAGAAGTGATAATTGTAGATGGGACCTCACTTCCGAGCGAAGAAGTAGTTGGTATTAAGTGTGGCAGTGAGATAGTGCCAGCTTCAGTTAGGGAAG GGCATCATACTTACAAGTTTGAGGTAATGGCTGTGCAAGAAGAACGGTGTGAGAATAAGTTGAAG ATTGTTGTTGATTCTGAGCATACAAAGTGCAGTATTTGTTTGAATGTTTGGCATGATGTTGTAACGGTTGCTCCCTGCCTTCATAATTTCTG CAATGGATGCTTTTCAGAATGGTTAAGGAGGTGCCAGGAAAAACATTCAACTGTTTTATGTCCCCATTGTAGGGGCGTCGTCCATTTTGTGGGACGAAACCACTTCCTGCATTGTATCGAGGAG GATATTTTACAGGCTGATGTATCACTACGTCGATCCACTGAAGAACTTGCCTTGTTGAACTCTTATGCAACTATAAAATCCAATCTT GTAATAACTAGTGGAAAAAGGGATCGTCGAAAGAGGGCACGTTCTCCAACTTATGAAATGAATGATGAGATGGAACACCCATCATGCGCTCAATGTG GGACTCAAATAGCTGGTTTTCGCTGCAATGGGAGTACAGTCCACTTGCAATGCCATTCATGTGGAGGAATGATGCCTTCAAGGACCGACATTAATATTCCACAGCACT GTGTAGGCTGTGATCGAGCGTTTTGTGCCGCGTATTGGCATGCCCAGGGGGTTTCCAGGACAGATCTTCATGCAGTATGCAACCTTGATTCGTTTAAACCT ATCTCCGAACGTCAAGCGTCTAGTATTCCTTCTACAGTTCATGAAGGGAATCAATTTGAACGGGAT ATCACAGAAAGGTGCATAAGACAGACAGGCAAATCACTAGTAGATGTTATCTCAGAATGGGTTGCTAAATTTAACAACAGAGAAATTG ATCGTTCCACGTTGACCTTACTTCATCCTGATGTGATCACTGCTGCTACAAATGTGTGCAA TGATTGCTATGAGAAGGTGGTTTCATTTCTTCTCTACTGGTTCCGGGTTTCATTGCCAAATCAT